The Rhinoderma darwinii isolate aRhiDar2 chromosome 8, aRhiDar2.hap1, whole genome shotgun sequence genome has a window encoding:
- the MGAT1 gene encoding alpha-1,3-mannosyl-glycoprotein 2-beta-N-acetylglucosaminyltransferase: MPRKVSVAAWGAALFISWNAILLLYLMSRSKAPDASDLTAHVIRLAEVAEAELEKQKGLLQQIHHYSGLLNRRPGPPNAARGPELPQRLFNASLPTPAASSSPSTIIPVLVIACDRPSVRKCLDSLLKYRPSAEQFPIIVSQDCGHAETARTIDSYGDVITHINQPDLSEVPAPAEHRKFRGYYKISRHYRWALNQIFRVMGYKSAIVVEDDLEVAPDFYEYFLSTHDLLRKDPSLWCISAWNDNGKEALVEAKGSSILHRSDFFPGLGWLLLQELWEELEPKWPAAFWDDWVRRPEQRLSRACLRPELPRTRTFGRKGVSQGQFFDQHLKFIKLNQEPVAFTKIDLSYLLKENYDPWFVGQVYGAPKVRAEEVLQGQVPGGRTVRVEYTTRDTFKAMARSFGVMDDLKSGVARVAYMGVVSFTHRGRRVYLAPPQNWGGYDPLWI, encoded by the exons ATGCCGCGCAAAGTTAGCGTGGCGGCCTGGGGGGCGGCCCTGTTTATCTCCTGGAATGCCATTCTTCTCCTCTACCTCATGAGCCGCTCAAAGGCCCCCGACGCGTCAGACCTTACAGCACATGTAATCCGACTGGCGGAAGTAGCAGAAGCTGAGTTAGAGAAACAGAAGGGGCTTCTCCAACAAATCCACCACTATAGTGGTCTGCTTAACCGCCGGCCTGGACCGCCAAATGCTGCACGTGGGCCTGAGCTGCCCCAGCGACTTTTCAATGCCTCTTTGCCAACGCCTGCGGCCTCTTCTTCACCGTCCACAATCATTCCAGTTCTCGTCATAGCATGTGACCGGCCCTCAGTCAGGAAGTGTCTGGACTCGCTGCTCAAGTACCGGCCCTCAGCAGAGCAGTTTCCCATCATTGTAagccaggactgcggccatgcagAAACTGCAAGAACTATTGACTCCTATGGTGAtgtcatcactcacatcaatCAGCCTGACCTATCAGAGGTGCCAGCTCCCGCGGAACATAGAAAGTTTCGAGGCTATTATAAAATCTCCAGGCACTATAGATGGGCCCTTAACCAG ATCTTCAGGGTCATGGGTTACAAGTCTGCCATCGTAGTGGAAGATGATCTGGAAGTGGCTCCAGACTTCTATGAATACTTCCTATCCACCCATGACCTTCTCCGTAAGGATCCCTCTCTGTGGTGCATCTCTGCCTGGAATGACAATGGGAAGGAGGCTCTGGTGGAAGCCAAGGGTAGCTCCATACTTCACCGTTCTGACTTCTTCCCAGGACTTGGATGGCTACTACTTCAGGAGCTATGGGAAGAACTTGAGCCCAAGTGGCCAgcagccttctgggatgactgGGTCAGACGGCCTGAGCAGAGACTTAGTAGGGCATGCTTGAGGCCAGAGCTGCCTCGCACTAGAACATTTGGTAGAAAAGGGGTCAGCCAGGGTCAGTTTTTTGACCAGCATTTGAAATTCATCAAACTGAACCAGGAACCAGTGGCCTTTACAAAAATAGACCTTTCATACCTCTTAAAAGAAAACTATGACCCCTGGTTTGTGGGACAAGTTTATGGGGCACCCAAAGTTCGGGCAGAAGAGGTTCTTCAAGGGCAAGTGCCCGGCGGTAGGACGGTAAGAGTGGAATACACAACCAGAGACACTTTCAAGGCCATGGCCAGGTCCTTCGGTGTAATGGATGACCTGAAGTCAGGGGTGGCCCGTGTAGCTTACATGGGAGTTGTATCTTTTACTCATAGGGGTAGAAGGGTATACTTGGCACCTCCTCAAAACTGGGGAGGATATGATCCATTATGGATATAA